The Methanococcus voltae PS genome segment TACTGGACATACATTTGCACAAGCTCCACAATTTTCGCAAATAATATTTTTAAATTTGAACACGCTTATTGACTCAGTAGGGCAGGCTTTTTCACATAATCCACAAGCTAAACACTCTATAACCACAGGTTTTTTAGTCCGAGCCTGTTTTTCAAATTCTTTTGGATTTAAAACGTTTGAAAGAATATTCTTTAATAATTTACTCTTTGAAATACCTTTTTTAACTGTTCTTTTTAGCATAATATCCCTATAATATAAAAATAAATCATATTTTTATATTGTTATAGTATCAATTGATTTACATTAATTTAATTTAATTTAATTTTTATCTTTTTCATTGTTATCTTTATTTTTATTCAAGTCTTCATTTCCATTTTTAGGATTTAATTCCATTAAATCTTTTAAATATTCAATTAAATTCTCTTTTCCAATATGTGAGCGTAATTCATAAATTTTTAGAGGGGTTATTTTTTCATATAATTTATTATCTTCAATATTTAAGTCTCTTGCTCTTGAATTTCCAATTCTGATTGCAATATCATTTAAATTAGCGTCCATATTATCCGCAAGGTGTATAATCCAAGCTTCTATTGAATCAGGACGCGAAGACCCATAATCACCATGATGACTTGAGACTACTTTAATTAATTTCAATGGAAAATCTCTTTTATATAATTCTGATACTGCTAATGTCAAATGTTCCAAATGGAAATCTGAAATATGGTCAAATCTTCTAATAACTTTTGTTTCAATCGTATATCCTGGTTTCTCAGATTCACAATTATTATTATAATTATTATTTTTGTTTTCATTACTTTCTTTATTTTCGTTATTTTCGGTATTTCTAACTTTATATTCTTTGATTTCTTCTTTCAATACGTAGTTTTGCGGTTTCATGATATCATGAAGTAACGCTCCCGAAACTATTAAATCTTTATCTAATTCTAATCCGTAAACATCTTCTAAAGCTGTCGCAATATTGTACGATAGTTTAGTAACTGCCATAGTATGTTCTAAAAGTCCTTTTGGATATTTATGATGTCTTTTAACACTCGCAGGGGATTCTTCCAACGAAACATTTGAATTCTCTATCTCACAATGTGTAGGGATTGGATTTTTTATAAATTCAATTGTTTTTTCTCTAAGTTCGGGGTCTTTTATTTTCTTTGTTTCATCAAATAGGCTTTCAATGCTTAAGTTATCCATATTATTTTTATGATTTATCATGTTGTTCCTCAATTATTATTTAATTTTTATAATGTTCTAATATTTTTATTTTAATTCAATATTCATATGTCACACATGTGTAATAAATATATCATTATGACCTATTTTAGAATTAATTAAAATTTTAATATTATCTGCTATGAACTACAATGCAAATATCATGATAGATATAAATTAACAAAAATAAAATGGCAATTATTAAATAATTTAGAGTAGTATAATCTAAATACGTAAAAAAAGTAAATAAAATTAGTTAATATGTATATTCTATTTAGATGGGGTATGATAATATGATAGAACTTGCAAAACAACATTTAAAAAAAGTATTGGAAACATCCGGTTCAAATACAAACTGCGAATATTATCCCTGCCATTATGAAGGGCAATCCTGTTTATGGTGCTATTGTCCATTTTACCCATGCAATGATAAAGAATTGGGAGATTGCATTACAAGAAAAGATGGTTCCAAAATATGGAGCTGTATGAAATGTAAATGGATTCATAAACCCGAAATAGCTTCTGAAGTTTTGAAGCAAATATTGGAAGTTACACAAATGGATACTATTGAAGAAGCAGTTAAGAAATTAGATGAAGACCCTTCGATATTAGGAAATATTAAAAAGAATGTAGAAAATAAACTTGGAAAGAATAATGAATAATGTAACTAAAATATGTAATATATAAAATAATTAAAATAAATTAAAATAATAAACAAATAACTACTATATTTTATTTAATTATTTAAAATATAGAACGATATGGATTTAAACGTGGAATTATGGATTTTTTGATTATTGCATACATTTTAAATGGATTATTGATAGGTTTGGCTACTTATACCGATATAAAGGAAAAGATAATACCGCATTATATCACAATATTTATGTTTTTAATAAATATTTCTGTTGGATTTTATTATTTCGGCTTTGATTCGATAACTGCATTAATATCTACGCTAATTTTGGGCTTAATACTTGGTGTAGGTATGGGTGGGGGAGATATTAAGCTTTTTGCTACATTAGCGCCCATATTCGCATATTCTAGCTTTTTATACATCCCTATCCCAATTTTTGCAATAATCTTGTTAAGTTTCATATTTGCAAGTATTTGGCCAATGAAATCCATATTTGTAAAATATTGGAAAGAAATTGTACCTTCTGCAGGATATATGGCAATGGTAATTGGTTTTATTACTTATATAATAACTTTTTATGGCTTACCTTTCAAAATTTTGTTTGTTTGGGGTTTTGCAATTTTATCTATAATATCAATTAGGAAATTCTCAGTTTATAAGACTTTATCAAAATATTTGGGTTATTTATCTCCACTATACCTCGTAGTAATATATTTGATAGATAGTGCCTATTTTGCAACTCAAAATATACTTATGACTTTCATAGGTTATATTTTACAATTATGCTTACTTTCAGTAGTATTATATGCTTTAACTGGTGAAGAAATATCTATTAAAAAGCCTGTTTCTGAATTAAACGAAGGTGACATTATACGAGATATAATAATTATAAACGGCGAAAATGTCACCGTTGAGAATTCTGGACTTTTAAAGCGTATAAAAATAATGTTTAATGCTCAAATTGGAAAAATAGAAGGTAAAGTTATTAACTTAGATGGTGAAGGTATCTCTAATGAAGAGATGGAATTGATAAAAGATTTAAATTCTAAAGGTAAATTGGATGAATTAAATATTTTAAAAACTTATCCTTTCGTGCCTTTTGTATTACTAAGTTATATAATAATTTTAGCAGTAAAATACTTAAATATTTACCCAATTTAAATTTTATTCTTATTTTTATTCTTATTATCCTTTTTTTAATGGTTTAATTTAACAATATATTTTCAATCGTTCATTTTTCAATATTCATTATAATTACCATCATCCCTAATTACTATATTCATATATATCATAAAAAAAATATGATATATTATGTGAAATAATCTATGAATTAAATATACTTATATAAAAATAATTTCTCAATAATTTCACATTATTCGGTGAAACTTTGAAAAAAATAGAAAATAATATTTTTACAATCAATAATGGTCGAAAAAGGGGTAAAAAAGGTCAATTATCTTTGGAATTTTCAGTTATGGTATTGGCAATACTTGTAATTTCTTATGCCATGACTTCCCATTTTATGAACGACGTTTTAAACCAACAGGTTAAAAATGTGGGTGATGTGGACATACTTGCAAAATCTGCCGTAAGTTTTTTAAATGCTGGTTATAATGGTTCAAATGCAAGAGTATACTTCATACGTTCTGAGATAATCAACCGTGAAGGTGAATACGATATAACAATCGTGTTAGCAAACGATACGCCGATTTCAGATTCTGATAAAAAATATTTAAGAGATTATATTACGGATAATTTATCTGCAAATGCTACAGTTACCTTACAATTTGAAAATTAAACCAATTTATAAGTAAATTACCTCGTACTTATCGCTAATCTAAACCCATAAATTAATATAAAATGTAAAAGATAGAGTACTTTATAAAAAGGGTATTTTGTACTTGGTACATTATATTTAAATTATTCAATTATTCAAATTTTTATTATATTTAATTTTATTTATGATACCCATTATTTATCATTAATTATTGACAATATTGTTATATTTAAGGGGGAAATAATGTCTGCTGAGGAGTATAGCGATAAAGTAAAGTCTTTGAAGTCTAAATCAAAAAAGTCTTCAAGAATTTATTATAGGCACCTTCGTTCGGTTTTAATATTGGCACTGATAACAGTTATTATTGTTAGTTCTTACTATATATATACCAATATAAAGGCTGAAGATCAGGTCAGGCTGGAGCAAACCAAGGAATCATCCATAATTACTGTAAATAATCTGTTTGAAGCTTATCCATCAGACCATCGAAGGTTATCTTTTATTGCCAAAATACAAAATAGTCAATCTATATCTGAAGTTAACGAAGTAGTTGATGAAGCTACTGATTATATACAGGTTAAGGAATATAAAGATTCGTCCATAGGTCAAATTATCGCCATGTATGGCTCTTATTATGATTATAGTAGTAGGGCGCCAGAATTGGTTCGTAAAATACAAAGTGCAAATAGTATTGATGAAATAGATGAATATTTCAGCACCATAGATATAAAATCTGAAATAACAACTGTATTAAATAGTTATGTGGATTATCAGCTATCATCTGGTGACGAATACTATTATGTTAAAACAAAAACTACTAGGATATTTATAAATAGAGATAATTTGAAGAAATACGTAGAATCATTGAATTTAGGAAGTTTAGATGGATTTTCAGTAACTTCCGTTAAAGGAATGGATAAAGTAACTATAATGTTAAGTTCTGACCAATGTGGTAAATTACCAGAAATTGGTGAATTTATTAAAATATATTCAAAGAATGATACTAATTTCTTAACATACGCAATTGTAGATAATTCATACATGGCATTATCTAACTTGAAATATTCTGAAACTAAAATGGTATCTTCTGTAGTAGAAGATGATGGTAATGAAGATACTTTAGAAAGTAGCTCTTCTGTATCATATACTTTAGACAACGTACCCGGAATATTGCACGCTACAGTAGCAGGAAAATTGGATTATGGTAGTGTAAGTAATAAATTTTCAAGTTATGGGCAAAAACTAAATGAAATTGAAGAAAAAACTCAAATATTTGATGATAATGTCAATTATGTATTAATTGTATCAATACCTTCAGAGCAAATTCCAATGCTTATTTCGAAGAATAGTGAAGAACTTGTAATTGTAAGAACATTAGGTGGTTTGGATGACGTCTAACTCTAAAGGCAAAGATTTTAAAACTTTGAAAGGGAATAATGGATTTAAAATTCCCTTATTCTTCTTTTTCATATTATTTATATTATTATCATTAAATGCAACATTTGCGGAGACTAATATAGCATCTATAAATACAAATTGGGAATTTAAAGGGGATATGACAAATAATAACCCTTATTCGGTTTTTGTGAATGTTCCAACAGAAGTTAAATACGAGATTAAAGAATTAAAGAAAGTTCAGTATTTTAAAACATTAGATTATGAAGACTATGATGATGAAGGTTATGAATACGACATGTTAAATGTGGGTATAGAACCATTATCTGAACTAAATGGTAGAACTGGATTTTGGATACCACCTTATTCAAAAGTAACTTTTAAATTTTATGGTGCAGGTGTCGATTACCTGGTTGTAGATTATGAAGAAGACGAAGACGATGATAATGACGAAGAAGACGATGATAATAACGAAGATACAATACAATCTAGCATTCCAAAAGTTATTATTAACATAACTAGAGGCGATGACTTAGATTTAGATTATACCGAAGATAAAATGGAAATTGTTGGACCGATGGTTCTATCAAACATCAAAATAATCGATATGAATGAATTTATACCTGCATATAAAAATAACGGCATAGAGTTGAGCAACGTTAGACTTTATGTACGTGGTAACTTGGTTAATTTAGCTGGAGGTACTATATCCATAGTTATGCCAGCACCAATCGTATTAAATGGATATTCGGAAATAGATACGTATAAAGCTATAAATGGTCCAAAAGCTTGGATTGATTCTTACAATACTTGGATAGGTAAGTTTAAAGAATTATCTAGTAAAAATAATCACATCGATAGTTTTTTATTACCTACAATAACTGATTACTCAATAAGTAGTAATTCTTTAGATGTACCTGCATTTGCATATACTACAGATTCGCCCGAAGAAGTCGGATTTTATTATGTAGTAAAATGGGAACCAAAATCTTCAGATTTAGAGGTTGAAGATTTATTTATTTAATTATTTTAAAAATGAATAAATAGAATATATTATATAATAAAATATAATTTTATTTATTAATTAATTCTTATCTATATTTTATCACTTTTATAATGTTTATCACTTTTATAATCTTATTATGCTTATAAATTTTATACTAGGTTGCCAAAATCAAATGAGAGGATAATATGACAATTAAATCTAAATATAAGCCCGATAATAATTCAAAAAAAATATTTGGTAGAAAATTTAGGAGAACCAAAGGTCAAATATCCATGGAATTTTCAATATTGTTTTTGGCTTTATTGGCATCTGTTGTAGTGGCAACTATAATTCCAGGTTTATTTGGGTTAGATAAGACCACAGAAGTTGCTAAAGCTAGTTTAGCACACGGTAGTTTGTCAAATCTAAAATCAAATATTCATATGATAGCTAGTCTTGATGAAGGTTCTTATAAATTAGTACGGGTAAAATCTCCAGCTGACTCAACTTGGAACTTTGCAACGCGTAATATTTCTGTTTCAGGGGATGGTTATGAGGTAAGTGCAAGTTTGGACACAGATATAGAAATGCTCAATAGCAATTCTTTTCATGTAAACACCTCTAAATTGTTATCTTTCAAACTTTTAAATGACGATAACAAAGTAAAGATTGAATTAATACCTTAAATCTAATTTAAAATTATTTCTTTTTTAATACATTCAACATATTCAACATATTCAACATTTGATTATACTTAATCCATAAAATTATATATTTTTTCGAATATATTTAATATTATAAAGTAGAGAATTAGTTATGAGAATAACATATTAAAACAATTTAAAACAATTTTAAAATCATTACTTTAATTATTCCATATGGTCAAGATACTCAACATATTCAAAATATTCAAAATATTTAACATTATGAACCAACATTTTAAATTTTAAAATTTCTGCGGTTAAAAAGTCGATACTATGAAAATAGGTAGTTTTAAAACAAATAGGGGGCAAATTGCTTATGATTTTTTAATAGCTATGCTGTTAATCATCATAACATTTTCAATAATTGGAAATATTGTTATAAATACTGCAAATGAATTTAAAAAGGCAGAAATAGTTAATTCAGCAGATGCAGTGCTTAATATATTTGAGAATACTGCTATAGTGGCTTATAATAAAGATGTAATACTAAATTCAAGTTTTGATAGGATATACGGAAAAAACTACGATATATTTTATGCAAATAAGGTAATACACGTCAAAAGTAAAACAACTATAACATTTTATAAAAATGGTACTAAAGTTATGACTAAAAATGCCGAATTATCGGGTATAGATATGGGAAACTCTTTAAAAGTAGTTGTTGATGATTTTTACGTTTCAAAAGAGTTAAACGTAGAATTGGCGTAAGATAATACAGTTAATGTTAGTAGTTTAATAGCAATTATAACACGTATAATAATATCACTCATATTATAATACTAATATTGATAATTAAATATTTTTAATTAAATATTTTAAAACTATTAAATACGCAAATATTATATTTAATGCGATATTAGAACTTTTGAAAGGTAAATTATGAAGATTATTAAAAAAAGTAAAATTTTAGCAAAATTAGAGGGCATAGCTAAAAATTCTGACCAATTTAAATTCAGAGGTCAAAATATATTAACTCGTAAATTGCGGTCAAAAAAAGGTTATATATTTAGCTATGAAGCATTAATTGTAATTATGCTATTTTTAATCATTTTTTTCATAATTACCTCTAATTTGTTTAATTCTTTCTTAAATGTCCAAAATGAAGTGCAGGATACTCAGGAAGTACAAAAAGTTAATTTACTTGCAGCAAAAATATACAATGATTACGAATTTCCTTCTGATAACTACGAAGTGGATTACCATAATTTCTTAACGTCTTTAACAAGACATTATTATGATGATGAGAAAATAAAGGGTAGTTATGACCCAAATTGTGACGATACGTATAATTATGAGTATGAATATCAATTTACTAATATATTGGTTTCAGATGTTAATTCACTGGTCATAAACAATTCGAAACATCAAGGGGTTTTTAGTAGAAAAGTTTATAATTTTAATGGTAAAAAATTGGTACCTATCTCACTATCTAAATTAACTGGATACAAATACTACTTTACAATGAACCAAGGTCAAATATTTTACTATAAAAATAATGACGAAGGGGCTTTGGGTAACGTTACAATACGTGCTGACGTTCCAACAAACGCCATATTTGAGATAAACGGTGTTTTAACCAATAGAACATTATCCACTACAGACTCAAGATCTGAATTTGAAAAATTTTTAGATTATAATAATGGAAATTACTTAGAAATTAAATTATTGAGTGTATATAATAATCCAGAAACTAATAATAT includes the following:
- a CDS encoding HDIG domain-containing metalloprotein, whose product is MDNLSIESLFDETKKIKDPELREKTIEFIKNPIPTHCEIENSNVSLEESPASVKRHHKYPKGLLEHTMAVTKLSYNIATALEDVYGLELDKDLIVSGALLHDIMKPQNYVLKEEIKEYKVRNTENNENKESNENKNNNYNNNCESEKPGYTIETKVIRRFDHISDFHLEHLTLAVSELYKRDFPLKLIKVVSSHHGDYGSSRPDSIEAWIIHLADNMDANLNDIAIRIGNSRARDLNIEDNKLYEKITPLKIYELRSHIGKENLIEYLKDLMELNPKNGNEDLNKNKDNNEKDKN
- a CDS encoding cysteine-rich small domain-containing protein; translated protein: MIELAKQHLKKVLETSGSNTNCEYYPCHYEGQSCLWCYCPFYPCNDKELGDCITRKDGSKIWSCMKCKWIHKPEIASEVLKQILEVTQMDTIEEAVKKLDEDPSILGNIKKNVENKLGKNNE
- a CDS encoding A24 family peptidase C-terminal domain-containing protein, whose amino-acid sequence is MDFLIIAYILNGLLIGLATYTDIKEKIIPHYITIFMFLINISVGFYYFGFDSITALISTLILGLILGVGMGGGDIKLFATLAPIFAYSSFLYIPIPIFAIILLSFIFASIWPMKSIFVKYWKEIVPSAGYMAMVIGFITYIITFYGLPFKILFVWGFAILSIISIRKFSVYKTLSKYLGYLSPLYLVVIYLIDSAYFATQNILMTFIGYILQLCLLSVVLYALTGEEISIKKPVSELNEGDIIRDIIIINGENVTVENSGLLKRIKIMFNAQIGKIEGKVINLDGEGISNEEMELIKDLNSKGKLDELNILKTYPFVPFVLLSYIIILAVKYLNIYPI
- a CDS encoding class III signal peptide-containing protein, with protein sequence MKKIENNIFTINNGRKRGKKGQLSLEFSVMVLAILVISYAMTSHFMNDVLNQQVKNVGDVDILAKSAVSFLNAGYNGSNARVYFIRSEIINREGEYDITIVLANDTPISDSDKKYLRDYITDNLSANATVTLQFEN
- a CDS encoding DUF515 domain-containing protein, whose translation is MSAEEYSDKVKSLKSKSKKSSRIYYRHLRSVLILALITVIIVSSYYIYTNIKAEDQVRLEQTKESSIITVNNLFEAYPSDHRRLSFIAKIQNSQSISEVNEVVDEATDYIQVKEYKDSSIGQIIAMYGSYYDYSSRAPELVRKIQSANSIDEIDEYFSTIDIKSEITTVLNSYVDYQLSSGDEYYYVKTKTTRIFINRDNLKKYVESLNLGSLDGFSVTSVKGMDKVTIMLSSDQCGKLPEIGEFIKIYSKNDTNFLTYAIVDNSYMALSNLKYSETKMVSSVVEDDGNEDTLESSSSVSYTLDNVPGILHATVAGKLDYGSVSNKFSSYGQKLNEIEEKTQIFDDNVNYVLIVSIPSEQIPMLISKNSEELVIVRTLGGLDDV
- a CDS encoding class III signal peptide-containing protein: MTIKSKYKPDNNSKKIFGRKFRRTKGQISMEFSILFLALLASVVVATIIPGLFGLDKTTEVAKASLAHGSLSNLKSNIHMIASLDEGSYKLVRVKSPADSTWNFATRNISVSGDGYEVSASLDTDIEMLNSNSFHVNTSKLLSFKLLNDDNKVKIELIP